The sequence GCTTGTACACAAAGACACCTGCACACTAATGCTCTCCGAAACCATGGTTATCTGATAACCTGCCATCTGCCCGCCCTTTCTCCCCACACATACCTTGACGCTATCTATGTGGGGTTTGATGAAACCGGCCTTATCCAGGTCTAGGACGTGCACAGGGCCAAGCAGCTGGCTACCCTGTGGGAATGCATGCGCTCGTAGCCGACGAATCACAGCCTCACAGGCAGCGCCCCATTGAACACGTTCGGTTTCACGGAAACCATGGATAGCCTAGGGCAGCAGTAAGGAGGGACATTTCATGACGttatataacaataataacactaacAACAGTATTCTACATAGTAAACACAGGCAATGTTATCAATCGTGCCTTGACTAATGACTCTTGTTGACAGATAGTTTGCATAGTGTTGTACCATTTTCGTTCTAGCGACTAAATGAAACGTGGTGGCTCTGTTTTGCTCAGACTGGATAATAGCATGGCATCCTAAATGTATCACATCTGGCAATTTCGTTTCGTTTCAATTTTGCTCTGCAAACGAAAGCCCACGTCAGTGCACATGCTTAATGAACTTATGGTTAATTAGGCCAAGCGTTACAATAACCAGTGAACGTAAGTCATGGCTAGCTATCAGGGCCACTTACATCATCCCAGTGATCAAACTCGTATCTCTTTTTCTTAAGCCCCGGCTCTAATTCGCTCATCAGCACTTGCTGCTCTTCCTCGCTGATGAAGTCAATCTGAACTTCAACGAACTCCCGCATCCTCTCTACAATGTGAGGAGAAGAGCCGCATAGCCATGCACAACTCGTTTCACCTTTCGGGTCATCTCTTAGCGTTCCCGACAGGTCGGATACAGTGGAGAAATTATAATGACGTATAGGTCTTATCTGTGTGCGTCTTTGTGCTTGCTTGACAAATCTAAGGAGAAGCCTCATTTCTTCGTTATGTTTTCCCGTGGCCTTCAATTGAAGTTATtggtgaagtgataaatacaagATTCCCTTCTGGACGCAGCCATATTGGACTTGAAAAGCATTGTGGGAAAGGCAAAACAGCCTATTTGGACGTTTGCTGCCACCTATTGACTGTATTTATACTTACATCCCGTTAGCAATATACTTCTGACTATTATTTAGTCTGTAGCCTACTACTATATCGGAGTCTTAATCTACTTTGGAATATTATCATGTAGGGGACAGTATATGGTAATATAGCTATTGATTTAAATATCTACAATGTGTGCAATTTCCTCTGAAGCCAGACAgactccctgtctccctctctgtaaaGACAGGCAGATCCTCTGTGGGGGAGGTTTATGTATATGCAGTAGAATTAACAATCATTGTGGGCCAGTCCCACAAAATGCTCAAGGCTGCTCTattcacagacaccacacacaaaaacacacacacgcccacacgctCAGCCTAAATAGCAGGCTCTCCATATCAATTAGCCAAACTGACTTTAATGACTGTAATTCCCCTCTAACTGTCAGTACCCAGTACACACAAGTGTTGTTTGTCGCTGTGGTGTGTATTAAACAGCAACCCATGTCAGATTTGCAGGCAGTGGCTTAGCTTTGCTGCGCTGCGGAGCAGTCAGCAGAACTGCATGGCACTATAGGGATTAGCCTCAGAGGCACACGGTGTGGAGAGAACAGCAGTGGCTGACAATGCCAACCGTACCTCTCGCTTACAGTGAATTCTTAGCCATGATCAaccaatgtgtgtttttttcctctgaaAGGTGAGATGATTCATTGGGCTTTGAGGGAAAAGCTGTAACGGTGGCATCACTACACCTGAAAAAGTAAATGGTTGAATATTAACATACTCCACACTGGGAAAATAAACACAGTCCCTCTTTCAGAAGATTCTTGCTTATTTTCCATCTCACCACAGTCCCCTCCATTGGCACCCCTGGTAAAGATGACCTTTGGTAATTTAGTTTAGTCTCACAcagaaataatgaaaacaattaaACCCTTAAATCAAGTAAATTgctgaaataaagaaaaactcatcaagaaataatatttttttacaaaacCGCCACTCTTATTGGCACCCCTGTATTTAATACTTGGTACAACCTCCCTTTGCCAATAAACCAGcactgagtcttctcctataccCTCTTATAAGGTTGGAGAATACAGTGCAGGGAATTTAAGACCATTCCTCATTACAGAATCTCTCCAGATCGTCCAGGTTCCCAGGTCCTCTCGTGcacactctcctcttcagcttaTCCCACAGCTTTTCTATGGTGTCTAGATCAGGGGACTGAGATGGCCATGGCAGAAGCTTGATTATGTGTTCAgtaaaccatttttgtgttgatctgCACATATGTTTTGGATCATTGTCCTACTGGAAGATTCAGTGACGAACCAGTTTTAGTTTCCGGGCGGAGTAAGCCAGATTTTGATTGTCCTGGTCCTGGTATTTCATGGAGTCCTTGATACCATGTACCCTAACAAGGTTCCCAGGGCCTTAGGAGGAAAAACAGCCCCCCAACATCAGAGCATCTCCACCATACTTAACAGTGGGGATCAGGTTCTTTTCAGAATAGTTATCTTTCTTTTTAGGCAAACCCCAACTCCATTTCCAAGTgcttgttgccaaaaagctcaaTTTCCATTTCATCTGACCATAGAACACGATCCCAGTCAAAGTGTTTGGCAAATGTTTAGCGTTTGGCAAACTCCAAGCACTTACATTTGTGGTTACATTACAGGAACCGCTTTTTCTGGCATGCCTTCTAAATCTGTTGGCATGAAGGTAGCAtgtgatggtagttttggaaaGATGCTACTTTTTTCTGTAACTTGCCTACAGTGATCATTGGGGATCTGCTTCTTGCCATCCTCCTCACTGTGCGTGGGGGCAAAATAAACGTGGGTCTTCTTCCAAGAAAGTTTGTAACAGTTCCATttgattttaactttttaattGATGCCCTAcagctattttatttattatttatagcCATTCCCTGACTTATTAAGGTCCACACACGTTTCCCGTATCTGAAGAATGAATAAGGGAATTTGGGCCACCTCATTTTTATACCCCTGTGAAACAGAAGGTCAGGGATTACTGCTTGAAAGTTCCTAAACACTCTGATAAATATAAATGGAAAAATGCTCCAGCTACATTATGTTTATAAGAATTTTACattttgttaaaaataattaattctTGATGAGGGACTTTTCTTCtgagaatacatttttttcactTAAAGATTGGATATTTCTAATTTCAGTGTGAGATTAAGCTAATTCACCAAAAAGTGAATATCTTATAACCCTTTTTACTCATATTTgccaggggtgccaataattgtgaaGGAGACTACCACATTTGTGTCTTGACAAATTACTTTCGTTTTTTTATGAGGAGGAACATAGACCAGAACATCAATAAGATTGTGACAAAACATGAGTTTTGATGCGCTCTTTCATGAGGGTTAAAGAAATATACTTCACAAATGCTACACGTGTTTTAATTTTGCTACTGTGATTGTAACAGCAGTTACAGTAGATAGAGCAGTAATGTATTGTATATCTTCCTTGTGAATAATGTGCAGACTTCATAGGTGATAGAATCAGAATGGAAAAAACAGATAGGCTCATGTTCTCTCATTGCTTCTCAGCAAACGATTCTGGCTGCTAGGGTTTCAGGAAAAGGTACTCTGACCTATGAATAATTCACCACAATAGACTCACATCGGTTCACATACAGCTGTATctgccagcaaaaaaaaagaaatcaggcTGGAAACGTCCCAAATGTGTGCCAGAAGGTGGTGTGTGGCCATGTTTTCTACTGCTGAGTGGGGGTGCTCATCATGCCAAGGGAGCAAGGAAAGAGGGATGTCTATGGCAGTCAGGATTTCTTCCTCTGAAATCCTTTAACCCTTTCAAATGTTAGCAGTGTGCACTTAGCAATGCCTATTTCTTCAGTCAATATATTGATGTTCATGTATGTAATCGCTATTGTGAAACTGACCCAGGCAAAATGAAGAACGGGGTCACATGATATCTGTCCCCTGTGTCCATCTACTTCCTCATGCTGGACTCACATTTCAGAAACCACAGATCATTTAAACACATGATGTACCTTGTATTGATAGGATGAATTTGTTTGACTGAAAAAGCAtatcccctctctttccatgtAAACAAAAAGCTTTTGCTTTTCACCTTAAAATGAAAATACCTCTGAGCAAAATAACACCAACTTTCTTGTGGCTTTATTCCAGGAGACTATACTGGCTCCCGTTTGAACCACTAGGTGTCACTCCACAGTAGTTGGAGACTGCAACCATTACCCCTGCAAACGAGCTGCATTTTGCAAGTTGGAGGTATCTCTTGCATTTGACAAATATAAGCTGACTCAGGTGTTCCACTGAGAATTCCCTACATTTACTTTTTATCAATGAAACTTTAAATATCCCAAGAGTCCTTAGCAAGGAGAATACAACAGTTTGCACTACCTCTATGTAGAACACAGCGTTTCAAGTATTCATGGTTAACTGACATCATTCAGTTCCtgggcagagaggggaagagaggctTTGCTTTGCTATATGTTCTTGTGTTCTTACTGcattgtacaaaaaaaaaaaaaaaacatcaaatagGAAGTAGTGGTCATATTGATGTAAAACGCCTCTTGTTTGGGCATGAGTTTGGCCACCAAGGAATTAAAGCCTTTGTTTATGAAGATATGCTAATCATACATCAGCTTGTAAAACAGGGCAACAATAACACAAGGCAAAGATGAAGCAAAAAGCTGCTACACAGTTATGTTGCTTTTGGCACTGCCACTGTTCTATAAATGATATTGTTTTGTCAAGGTCATCATTCATTTCAAGTCTCCATGACCTATTTTCACAtgccagagagacacaaatATTGAATTTGTGATTGAACAACATTGATATTGGTTTCATGTTAAAGCCCTATGTCATCTTGCCATATCATTGCAAAGTATTGGTGACCTTGGAGCCTTTAAGGTCACAGAAGTGTTCATAAATTATAGCACAGCATCCTATTCATCAGATCACAGTCGTCGGCATTTCTCTCACTGGACACCGTGACTGACAGCTTTAGGAGTCATCAACACAGGAAATCGTTAGCAGACCACCAGCTTAGAGCACAGTCCAAGTGGCTATGATTCACCGTATTGATTGTAATGCATACTTAGATGTATATCTTCAGTACAATCCACCACCTTAAATTAGTGACTACAGTGATGTTGAAATTGATGTTTTAAAAAAGCAATTGATAAAAAAGgaaatagtgtgtttgtgtgtgtgtgtgtttgtgtgtgtgtgtgtgtgtatatacgtgtgtgtgtgtgtgtgtgtgtgtgtgtgtgtgtgtgtgtgtgtgtgtgtgtgtgtgtgtgtgtgtatatatgtgggtgtgtatgtttgtgtgtgggagagggagagagagagggagagggagagagagagagatttatagCCAATTACAACTTCAAGTTAAAAATAATCTCCACACTGGCTGAGACACACATCCTTTTAAACTGGCACCTTATCAGTTTCAGTCatcagcttcttaacaacatatGTCCCAATACAAGATTTCACAAGAGAGAACAGACGACACTTTGTGCCTCCATTTTGAGAAAGTAGACAGTATTACATCCCTCTGGTTGGGCTGAGTATCACCCAGTGATCATATCGATGTCTTCTAGTACAGGTCAATTGTTTCACAAGAGCCCTAAGCTCAGAAACATATGCCATAATGGAGGTCAAACAGTGATTCTAGCCTGACCACTTCTGACATTAACATTATTTGTAGAATTACAAAAGGGGAACTGTTGTTAAAGAATCAAGCGTAATTTATATTATTGCACACCTTGCAATTAATATCACAATAGCTCTTAGGGATGAATGCCTTATAAACAGTCAGTTGTGAGATGTGCTATGCATCTAaatcctcactctgtctcaacTAAAGGGTTAAAGGGCTGCTAGTCCTTTGGAGGTATGGGTTAACTCGTTCTCATACTCATAGTTTGTCTGAAGAGGTGCTTTAGCACACAGTCAACCACTCCAACTAACATAAACACCAATAATTTTAACACACTAACCAATTCTACATTTAAATTGAAAAGGTAAATATTGGTCTCAGTTGTTGTACTGAATAGCTCTAAAATGTGGCTTCATGTGATGTTATGTGCTTGAACTTCATCATGTGAAATTATTCACAGCAACTGAGTTCACAGAAGCcacaaatagttttttttcagttgaaCTGTAAATAGGAATAAAATATCATTTTAATATCAATGGAAGGCAAAGGCTGGTGCTTTAACACGATTTATAACTAATTTTGAGGTCccctttgttgttgtgttgaattGGGTCCTTCAGTAATGTATGTTGTACAGATTATGCATACATATatagtaaacaaacacacacacacacacacacacacacacacaaacacacacacacacacacacacattcacgtgcgcatacacacacacacacacacacacacacacacacacacacacacacaaacacacacacacacacacacacacacacacacacacacacacacacacacacacacacacacattcacgtgcGCATACACACCTATGACTTAGGTCTGGGCTATGCAGGGGTTAACCCTGGCACATAAAGGTTAAGTCAGGAGCAGAGTTGGCAGCCCTATGAGCTTGGGGTTAATGAATAATTCAGCCTTATGAATCATTGAGATACACAGCTACTGGTAGACAGGACATGGTTGCACAGTCTTATTCTTTGAATTCTTTCTAACCTCACACTTGTCTAAGCTTTATACTCTCACATATGTGCAGAAAggggacaaatacacacatattgtGCACATACTTGCATATCCACATGCAAGTGCactcatat is a genomic window of Clupea harengus chromosome 1, Ch_v2.0.2, whole genome shotgun sequence containing:
- the alkbh7 gene encoding alpha-ketoglutarate-dependent dioxygenase alkB homolog 7, mitochondrial; the protein is MRLLLRFVKQAQRRTQIRPIRHYNFSTVSDLSGTLRDDPKGETSCAWLCGSSPHIVERMREFVEVQIDFISEEEQQVLMSELEPGLKKKRYEFDHWDDAIHGFRETERVQWGAACEAVIRRLRAHAFPQGSQLLGPVHVLDLDKAGFIKPHIDSVKFCGTTIAGLSLLSDSVMRLVHEEEKTDWVDLFLPQRSLYILRKEARYKYTHEIMKDAESFFAGRRVPRQRRISVICRNLPE